Sequence from the Oncorhynchus kisutch isolate 150728-3 linkage group LG12, Okis_V2, whole genome shotgun sequence genome:
gaaggaaagaaattccacaaattaacttttaacaaggcacacctgttaattgaaatgtatgactatggtgactacctcatgaagctggttgagctggttgagagaatgccaagagtgtgaaaagctgtcatcaaggcaaagggtggccacgttgaagaatctcaaatataaatatttgttggttagtacatgattccaaatgtgaaATTTCATGGTTTTTGatgtcttattctacaatgtagaaaatagttttaaaaaataagaaaaaccctggaatgtgtaggtgtgtccacacttttgactggtactgtatatatatgtataaatgtattatttttctTTTAGATTTCAGgaagaatttcactgtaaatgTACAGCATTGTCCTGTCACCAGAGTTGCCAGCTTCATACTGTAATGTTGCTTTACAGCAGAGATGCTGTAATATACTCAACATTATACTCAACATTACTATCAACATTACTATTAACATTACTATCAACATTACTATTAACATTACTATTAACATTACTATCAACATTACTATTAACATTACTACTTTTCTTACTGTAAAACATTACAACATCCCTACTACCTGCTTCTCTGTTCTACTGCCTAACCTGGTGCCTGCTTCTCTGTTCTACTGCCTAACCTGGTACCTGCTTCTCTGCTCTACTGCCTAACCTGGTACCTGCTTCTCTGCTCTACTGCCTAACCTGGTACCTGCTTCTCTGTTCTACTGCCTAACCTGGTACCTGCTTCTCTGCTCTACTGCCTAACCTGGTACCTGCTTCTCTGTTCTACTGCCTAACCTGGTACCAGCTTCTCTGTTCTACTGCATAACCTGGTACCTGCTTCTCTGCTCTACTGCCTAACCTGGTACCTGCTTCTCTGCTCTACTGCCTAACCTGGTACCTGCTTCTCTGCTCTACTGCCTAACCTGGTAACTGCTTCTCTGTTCTACTGCCTAACCTGGTACCTGCTTCTCTGCTCTACTGCCTAACCTGGTAACTGCTTCTCTGTACCACTTTCCAATCCACTACCTTCTTCTCTGGTCTACCCCTCAATCCTAACCAATCCCAATGCTCCCCCAGCCAGCACACACAGGAGCTAGAGAAGATGGAGGCACAGCGATTTCTACTTTTACCAAACCACAAATCCGTTATCACACTTCCAGCAATTCCCCAGGTGCATGCTCACGTACCTGCTCATAAATTCTGAATCTACTATGGGGAGGATACATCTGAGTGTTTTCTTTTCCTTACCTCATAATCcacatattcctcctcctccacctcgtaGGAGACAGTCTGTATCTTCACGTTGTCTCCTTCTTCCAGCAGCTTGGCCTGAGGGTCCTCTGTGCTTCCGGGGGTCTCCACTGCTACAGacgcctccctctccttctctttcttctctgtgAAGGTAGTCTCGCAACACTCGTTCTTATAATCCTTGGCCTTGACTccgcctcctcctcccccttcctccttgtACAGGATGAAGTTAGGCCTGTAGAAGGCCTCGACGGCCAGATGGAGTGAGGTGGCGTCCAGGAGTTGTTGAGCTTTCGTCTTGCCGTTGGGGTTGTTGTGTCCCACATGGGCCACCGTACTGTTGGTAGTGTTACCTCCTCCTTCTCCGCTGTTGCCACCGGTTAAGTAGTTGATGATGTTCTCCTGGTACTGGTTGTTAGGGAAGTCGCCGCCGTAACCGTTGACGACGTGCTTGCTGTTCTTGTCCAGGAGCGGGTTCTGGAGCTCACTCATGTTCTCCATGGCAACGAGGGTTCAGGGGTCAGTGGAAGTGGCTTAAGAGGACCTCACTGAAGGTGGCAGCTACTGATGGCGTTCAACAGGATGAgagctgcagagaggagaggaaataagaGAAGTTAGTAAACTCAGGTTTCCGTCTCAGTGAAGCAGTGGGGTGAACACAATACACTGGGCTACTGAGAGACAACACTGCATTAAACACTTCCAGAAGAATGAAATCAAGTTGTTAGTCTACTGGTAGCTGTTAGATAGATGTCTACGGTTTAGCTAGGGTAGGATAGATGTCTACGGTTTAGCTAGGGTAGGATAGATGTCTACGGTTTAGCTAGGGTAGGATAGATGTCTACGGTTTAGCTAGGGTAGGATAGATGTCTACGGTTTAGCTAGGGTAGGATAGATGTCTACGGTTTAGCTAGGGTAGGATAGATGTCTACGGTTTAGCTAGGGTAGGGTTGCCAACTGTCCCGTATTAGCCTGGATGTCCCTTACATATTTGGCTAAATATAAATCCAATCACAGTATAGTGTAAACGCGCCAATTCCTGCAAAGTCATTTCTGTTATTGTTCGGTCGGTTTGGCATATCAAGGAAAAATGGATAAACATGCAGCATAGAAAAGACTGTGTAACTACAACAAACAAACGTGGAGCAATAAAAGATGTGTGTTAAGGCCTGTCAGTGGTGACCTGCTTTCTGTACTTCATATGCCGTCAGGAAATCTCAATTGGCCAATGAGAAGGGAGAATGACCTAACTCAGCATGCATCCACAGAAATGCACAAGGCCACGCTAAGCTAAAGGTGCTAGCAATATCGGTGCATTCTTCGTGACGTCTACTGTGGAAACCGACATAATTGGAAAACACCTCTCCGTTTACCAGTTATTGAGCAGTGGCAACAACAATCGCATTCTGAAAGCTAAATGCCCAGCTCACATATCTCATAATGCCTGCGATCAGCGGTCAGTGGATATTGAGTATCCGCTTCCCGAAGAGAGGAACTGCgcacatgtttttttttgttgcctttgtTGACACTGAGTGGCGTGAAATTCTGCGACATGTTTGCACACAATGGCTCTCCAGCCGTCGATCGTCTCCTGCAAAGCTGGCCAGCTCTTCATCATACTTCAGGTCCCTTAGGGAGACCTGTCCTGTGGCACTGAATAGTATTTTTGAGTATGAAGAAAAAAAGGAAGCTGCTGAGATTTATCTGTGCTTTTTCCACAAAGTGGGGTGTGTTTATGACCAACTCTTTAAAAAGCTGGCGGAAACAACGCCTCGCATCACAGATGTTTATGAGGAAGTCGAAAAGTTCAACATTGAAGATGCTTCAGCTGAAACAGGACCGTAGACCAAGCAGCTGATGTTTTGGGATACCAGACCAAGCAGCTGATGTTTTGGGATACCAGACCAAGCAGCTGATGTTTTGGGATACCAGACCAAGCAGCTGATGTTTTGGGATACCAGACCAAGCAGCTGATGTTTTGGGATACCAGACCAAGCAGCTGATGTTTTGGGATACCAGACCAAGCAGCTGATGTTTTGGGATACCAGACCAAGCAGCTGATGTTTTGGGATACCAGACCAAGCAGCTGATGTTTTGGGATACCAGACCAAGCAGCTGATGTTTTGGGATACCAGACCAAGCAGCTGATGTTTTGGGATACCAGACCAAGCAGCTGATGTTTTGGGATACCAGACCAAGCAGCTGATGTTTTGGGATACCAGACCAAGCAGCTGATGTTTTGGGATACCAGACCAAGCAGCTGATGTTTTGGGATACCAGACCAAGCAGCTGATGTTTTGGGATACCAGACCAAGCAGCTGATGTTTTGGGATACCAGACCAAGCAGCTGATGTTTTGGGATACCAGACCAAGCAGCTGATGTTTTGGGATACCAGACCAAGCAGCTGATGTTTTGGGATACCAGACCAAGCAGCTGATGTTTTGGGATACCAGACCAAGCAGCTGATGTTTTGGGATACCAGACCAAGCAGCTGATGTTTTGGGATACCAGACCAAGCAGCTGATGTTTTGGGATACCAGACCAAGCAGCTGATGGATAAACAATTGTCAAAGGTCCAAGCAGCAACAGGAAGTTCTATGACACTGTCATTACATACATTGACAAGTGGTTTGATTTCTCACCGGGTAATGTAATGGTGAAACTGAAACGGATCGGCCTCTATGAGGAGCTCTCCTCCACTGACCAGCCTCTATGAGgagctctccttcactgaccAGCCTCTAAGAGgagctctccttcactgaccAGCCTCTATGAGgagctctccttcactgaccAGCCTCTAAGAGgagctctccttcactgaccAGCCTCTATGAGgagctctccttcactgaccAGCCTCTAAGAGgagctctccttcactgaccAGCCTCTATGAGgagctctccttcactgaccTGGAGCAGGTGGTGGCTGCCCTCCAAATGACAGGGACCAACTCTACGAAGAGTTTTGTGTTAGCCTGGAGGAAATACAGAAAGCCAGACAGGATACCACAAACTCTGCCAGTGAGAAGCAGGTGGCAGTTTTCCAAGACCTAGGGAAAGCCAACTTGATCAACATGTTCAGGATTGTCTCATTTGTCCTCAGTATGCCAGGCTCAAATGCCTTTGTGGAGAGGACTTTCTCTCTGATGACCATTAAATGGTTAGACTCTAGAAACAGATGTAGCACAGAGCTGATGAAAAAATGAACTTCAAATGAACTGTGACTTGTCATGTAATGACTTCTCTCTGGCTCTGCAagaggagaaaggactgcttgAATCAGTCAAGAGCAGCAAAACATAAGTAGACATGGTGAGTGACTCTGACCCTCCTTTCCTCTTTTGCATTTGAAGATTAATTCATTTTTTTGCTGTAAAAGGTCCAAATTGTGATTTCTACGATCATTTATTTTGAGGTTTATTCACGTAAGTTTACATAATGATACAGTTTTAGTAAAGCTATAGGCTAAAtggaataaaaaaatgttttgcctttCCAATTGAATAGGAATATACAGTGTATATTAATTCAAACAACACCGAACCCACACTGCCGTGGCACCGTGCACTGGCACACTGCCCTTTGACCCTTATTTGGTAGTGAGAAGGTTGGCAACCTTAACCTAGGGTGTTATGGACAGTAGACTTGGGTTTAACTAGGCCATTGTGTACAGTAGGCTAGGGTTTAGCCAGGGCAATGTGGATGGTCAATTCTTCTTAaccttatttatttttattttatctttatttaaccaggaaagtcagttaagaacaaattcttattttcaatgacggcctaggaacagtgggttaactgcctgttcagtggcagaacgacagatttgtaccttgtcagctcgggggtttgaacttgcaaccttccggttactagtccaacgctctaaccactaggctaccctgccaccccttaaACACTAACCCATTTACCCTagccctaattctaaccttaagtGCAACCTTAACCCCGTGACTTAAAACAGCATCTGTCCTAATGGGGATGTGGGAAATGTTCCGAGGAGGGATCattgtccttgttttactatccttgtggggacttttgggGATTTTAGGTCCTCACAAGAAAAGaataaccaacacacacacatacacacacaaacacacacacacaaagcccatCTCCTGGAACCTGCTTAATCTGCATGATCTGTAGAAAATACAGACATTTTAATTAAACACTAGGGCAAGGTGTGTTTGCgttctctcttgtgtgtgtgtgtgtgtgtgtgtgtgtgtgtgtgtgtgtgtgtgtgtgtgtgtgtgtgtgtgtgtgtgtgtgtgtgtgtgtgtgtgtgtgtgtgtgtgtgtgtgtgtgtgtgtgtgtgcatgtgtgtgtgtgcgtttgcctCCCTCCCCACAGATACTGTGTTAAGGCTTGTTTAGCCTGCCTACAaaacagagagaacaacacaacacaacgaaggaggaggaggatggatgcTATCACTCACTGAGGCTTTCTGCCTGAAGCCTTCAATAGGATCTGGCAGATACCTTCTGACGCCACAGACACTGTACTAGAGCAAGTGTTGGTACTAGTGAAGCAAGTGTTATACTAGCTAGTGTGTAATAGCTAGCTAGTCTGTACAAGCTAGCTAGTCTGTACAAGCTAGGTAGTGTGTGCTAGCTAGTGTTGTACTAGAGCAAGTGTTGTACTAGAGCAAGTGTTGTACTAGGAAGCTAGTTTTGTACTAGCTAGTTAGTGTATACTAGCTAGTTAGTACTAGCTAGTGTGCACTAGCTAGCTTGTAGTGTACTAGCTAGTGTGTACTAGCTAGATAGTGTGTACTAGTATGCTAGTCTGTAGTAGCTAGGTAGTGTGTACTAGCTAGATAGTGTGTACTAGCTAGATAGTGTGTACTAGTATGCTAGTCTGTAGTAGCTAGGTAGTGTGTACTAGCTAGATAGTGTGTACTAGCTAGATAGTGTGTACTAGTATGCTAGTCTGTAGTAGCTAGGTAGTGTGTACTAGCTAGTGTGTAGTAATATACCATATGAGATGCTAAAATACCATATGAGACGTAAAATACCATCTGAGAAGCAAGTGCTCTTTGAGGTTTGCAGACCACAAACCtctagcaacacacacacagacgattTGATCATTAGGATAACGATGGTTCACCCAGGAACATACATACATTAAAGTGGTCTAACTGTATTCAGTACAGgtaagtacaggtaactgtcagtacaggtaagtacaggtaactgtcagtacaggtaagtacaggtaactgtcagtacaggtaagtacaggtaactgtcagtacAGGTAAGTACAGGTAACTGGCAGTACAGGTAACTGGCAGTACAGgtaagtacaggtaactgtcagtacaggtaactgtcagtacaggtaagtacaggtaactgtcagtacaggtaactgtcagtacaggtaactgtcagtacaggtaagtacaggtaactgtcagtacaggtaagtacaggtaactgtcagtacaggtaactgtcagtacaggtaagtacaggtaactgtcagtacaggtaactggcagtacaggtaactgtcagtacAGGTAACTGGCAGTACAGGTAACTGGCAGTACAGgtaagtacaggtaactgtcagtacaggtaactgtcagtacaggtaactgtcagtacaggtaagtacaggtaactgtcagtacaggtaactgtcagtacaggtaagtacaggtaactgtcagtacaggtaagtacaggtaactgtcagtacaggtaactgtcagtacaggtaagtacaggtaactgtcagtacAGGTAACTGGCAGTACAGGTAACTGGCAGTACAGGTAACTGGCAGTACAGgtaagtacaggtaactgtcagtacaggtaagtacaggtaactgtcagtacaggtaactgtcagtacaggtaagtacaggtaactgtcagtacaggtaactgtcagtacaggtaagtacaggtaactgttagtacaggtaagtacaggtaactgtcagtacaggtaactgtcagtacaggtaagtacaggtaactgtcagtacaggtaactgtcagtacaggtaactgtcagtacaggtaactgtcagtacaggtaagtacaggtaactgtcagtacaggtaagtacaggtaactgtcagtacaggtaactgtcagtacaggtaagtacaggtaactgtcagtacaggtaagtacaggtaactgtcagtacaggtaactgtcattacaggtaagtacaggtaactgtcagtacaggtaactgtcagtacaggtaagtacaggtaactgtcagtacaggtaactgtcagtacaggtaagtacaggtaactgtcagtacaggtaagtacaggtaactgtcagtacaggtaactgtcagtacaggtaagtacaggtaactgtcagtacaggtaagtacaggtaactgccagtacaggtaactgtcagtacaggtaagtacaggtaactgtcagtacaggtaactgtcagtacaggtaactgtcagtacaggtaagtacaggtaactgtcagtacaggtaagtacaggtaactgtcagtacaggtaactgtcagtacaggtaagtacaggtaactggcagtacaggtaactgtcagtacaggtaactgtcagtacaggtaactgtcagtacaggtaagtacaggtaactgtcagtacaggtaactgtcagtacaggtaactgtcagtacaggtaagtacaggtaactgtcagtacaggtaagtacaggtaactgtcagtacaggtaactgtcagtacaggtaagtacaggtaactgtcagtacaggtaagtagaggtaactgtcagtacaggtaagtagaggtaactgtcagtacaggtaactgtcagtacaggtaactgtcagtacaggtaactgtcagtacaggtaagtacaggtaactgtcagtacaggtaactgtcagtacaggtaactgtcagtacaggtaagtacaggtaactgtcagtacaggtaactgtcagtacaggtaagtacaggtaactgtcagtacaggtaactgtcagtacaggtaactgtcagtacaggtaagtacaggtaactgtcagcacaggtaagtacaggtaactgtcagtacaggtaactgtcagtacaggtaactgtcagtacaggtaagtacaggtaactgtcagtacaggtaagtacaggtaactgtcagtacaggtaagtacaggtaactgtcagtacaggtaactgtcagtacaggtaactgtcagtacaggtaactgtcagtacaggtaagtacaggtaactgtcagtacaggtaactgtcagtacaggtaactgtcagtacaggtaagtacaggtaactgtcagtacaggtaactgtcagtacaggtaactgtcagtacaggtaactgtcagtacaggtaactgtcagtacaggtaagtacaggtaactgtcagtacaggtaactgtcagtacaggtaagtacaggtaactgtcagtacaggtaagtacaggtaactatcagtacaggtaactgtcagtagaggtaagtacaggtaactgtcagtacaggtaagtacaggtaactgtcagtacaggtaagtacaggtaactgtcagtacaggtaagtacaggtaactgtcagtacaggtaactgtcagtacaggtaagtacaggtaactgtcagtacaggtaactgtcagtacaggtaactgtcagtacAGGTAACTGGCAAAAGCAAAGGAAACACCTGAGTAAATGAGGTTTACAAAGTATAtcgaaagcaggtgcttccacataggtgtggttcctgagtgtattaattaagcaattagcttcccatcatgcttagggtcatgtatgcCCGGTTGAACATTATGTTGCCTACTGCTAGAAacagagatctcagtgacttggAAAAGGGTCTCAAAAGGGGGgttaaagtatgtgtgtgtgtgtgtgtgtgtgtagcagctgTACACTGTAGTCCCAGCCATTAGAGCGCCTGACTCCTGCTGATATAACCTGACTATAGCTCTCCTCTGACTTCCTCTTGGcgaaacacaggagagagagagatacggaaGTCATCAGGGGTGTAATCATTACaccaattctgttgcaaaacttTTGCCTCAGAAACCATTTTTCAACAAACGGAAaatgcaaacgagagtttctttaggacaaattcaggtaggtccctcgcAATTTCGTTTCCATTTGCTTTCGTTCAGTTCTTAAAACATAAAATGGTTTCAGTAAAGAATTACAcctcagatctcaacccaattgaacactcgtgggagattctggagcgttttccaccaccaacgAAACACCAAATTACGGCATTTCCcttggaagaatggtgtcacatccctcctaTAGAGTTCCACATCCCTCCTATAGAGTTCCACATCCCTCCTATAGAGTTCCACATCCCTCCTATAGAAGTCCACATCCCTCCTATAGAAGTCCACATCCCTCCTATAGAGTTCCACATCCCTCCTATAGAGTTCCACATCCCTCCTATAGAAGTCCACATCCCTCCTATAGAGTTCCACATCCCTCCTATAGAGTTCCACATCCCTCCTATAGAGTTCCACATCCCTCCTATAGAGTTCCACATCCCTCCTATAGAGTTCCACATCCCTCCTATAGAAGTCCACATCCCTCCTATAGAAGTCCACATCCCTCCTATAGAGTTCCAGTTCTTCCTGGCACATACACTGCCATTCAAACATGTTGGGGTTACTTAGAAATTTCctagtttttgaaagaaaaaacacattttgtttgACCAttgaaataacataaaattgatcagaaatgagcttttctttaaaaaagaagagacatttctaagtgaccccaaacttttgaacggtagcttATATTTCTTCCCGCCAGTCCTTCTTCCGTCTTCCTTCTTCCATCTTCCTTCTTCCGTCTTCCTTCTTCCTTCTTCCATCTTCCTTCTTCCGTCTTCCTTCTTCCTTCTTCCGTCTTCCTTCTTCCTTCTTCCTTCTTCCTTCTTCAACTTCATTTAAGATAGTTGATTGAGTTTCCAggaaataatatatattatattccttctctctTCGTCAGGTAAATACTCATAACCtgatgcagttcttgacacactcaaaccggtgcacctgtcacctactaccgtaccccgttcaaaggcacttcagtaTATttttgtccattcaccctctgactggcacacatacacagtccatgtctcaattatctcaaagcttgaaaaaatccttctttaaccccgtctcttccccttcatctacactgattgaagtggatttaacaagtgacatcaataagggatcatatctttcacctgaattcactgggtcagtctatgtcacggaaagagcaggtgttcttaatgttttgtccactctgtGTATGCTCCTGTCTGGGCCTTTTTATTCTTAGAATTATGTTGTTGTCATCGATGGGCTTCGATATCCATACTATGCACAGGTAACTTAGGCGATAGCACCACCTGTACTGGAGCTATCcagggagagggtgtgtgtgtgtgtgtgtgtgtgtgtgtgtgtgtgtgtgtgtgtgtgtgtgtgtgtgtgtgtggtggcaaatgtgatttgatttgtttatgcGCTATGAGTGTTGCAGTGGGCCTTGCACCTCCTAACCATAATTTGATTAATCTGATTGCATGTAATCTAATAAAGTGCAGATTATTTCCAGTGGTGTTGACTCATtgacctccctgtctgtctggatCACTAAAATACAGCGTTTTTGCAAATCACAAATATCAAGCTACTGGCCAATGAGAAGCAACACGATCATTAATACTGAGAATGAGGTCTAATGCTGAGAAAACTGGGGGTCAAAAACCAATACAGAGGTGCTGTGGCGCAAAAATGTGTTCTTCCACAATGTAGCATTTATTGCAATGTATTGATTTACGTGTCAAGGACGCTTATCTTTTCACTTTCTGTGGGAGCTTACAAAAATTAAATTATACCATGTTGGCGTAGCGTAGCGTGGTATACATGTAGCTGTCATAGCCAGATAGGAGATGGTGAAGTAAGGGAATGTGGGGCAGGTCGGGTCTGGCCTGCTTGGCTGGCTGCAAGGAACAGGAGAAGAATGATCACCTAAAGGAGAAGATGGATAATGTTTCCAGTGACCTTCTAAATCCAGGGTTTCATCCATGTCCCATTCACTACAGCCTGGGAACACTACCAGCTCACTATCCCTCCCTTTCTTGCGCTATTGGTTTTCAGTCTCAAGTGGCTCTCCTAttgtccctcccccatctctctctctctctttctctctctctctctctgtctctctctctctctctctctctctctctctctctctctctctctctctctctctctctctctctctctctgtctctctctctctctctctctgtctctctctctgtctctctctctctctctctctctctgtctctctctctctctgtctccctctctctctgtctctgtctcgctgtctctctctctctctctctctctctcgctctctctcggctTAGGGACCTAAGTGGCTCCTCTCTCCTGGATGGATGCTGTCTTCAGTAACCTCCA
This genomic interval carries:
- the LOC109881311 gene encoding synapse differentiation-inducing gene protein 1-like, producing MENMSELQNPLLDKNSKHVVNGYGGDFPNNQYQENIINYLTGGNSGEGGGNTTNSTVAHVGHNNPNGKTKAQQLLDATSLHLAVEAFYRPNFILYKEEGGGGGGVKAKDYKNECCETTFTEKKEKEREASVAVETPGSTEDPQAKLLEEGDNVKIQTVSYEVEEEEYVDYETDCSSDSESEDNFIVIPPRDHLGLAIFSMLCCFWPLGIAAFYFSQGTSKAVTKGDFPLASIASRRALFLAALSITIGTGVYVGVVVALIAYLSKPGHI